The stretch of DNA TATGCCCCATAGAGGATGGTTCATGAAGCCGTTTTTCGTCCAGATCAAATGCGCCCTCGGCAAGGCCTACACAGTGGCCACCGCCATCGCGGATGCGGAGATTGCCTCGGAGATCTATTCAACCGCCGGCGGCTATGATCTTCTGGTCAAGTTCTACCTTTCCGAAGGAGAGGATATCGGGCACTTCATCAATGAGAAACTGCACACTATTCCCGATATCGTCGACACCTACACGATCATCACCTTCCGCGCCTTCTGAGCCCGCTCATGCGGGTCTGTCACTCAGCGCCCCATACTGCGTGAAAGTGGTGAACCGGCCCATGACCATGGCCGACCTTGAGCCGATCCGCTGCGGCAATGGCGCCGGCAAGATAAGCTTTGGCGTCCGTGATCGCTTCGTGAAGCGATGCCCCCCGGGCAAGCAGCGCGGCAATGGCGGATGACAGCGTGCAGCCGGTTCCATGGGTGTTCTCGGTCGCAAGACGCTTTGCTCGGAATGTCTGGCTGGCCTCTTGTGTCAGCAGGAGATCGGGGCTTTCAGGTCCACCCAAATGCCCCCCCTTCAACAGCACGGCCCGCGCCCCGCGATCGCGCACCGCTTGGGCGATGGCCGGCATATCGGCTTCGCTGATCTCACCGCGCCAATCCCCCAGCACCGCCGCCTCGGGAAGATTGGGCGTGACGAGATCGGCCAAGGGAAGAAGCTCATGGCAGAGCGCATCGATGGCCTCGCGCTGCAGCAGCCTGTCGCCGCTTTTGGCCACCATCACCGGATCGAGCACCACATGCCGCGGCCGGTGGCGGCGCAACCCGTCGGCCACGGCCGCGATTGTATCGGCGCGGCTCAGCATGCCGATCTTCACGGCTGCGATATCGAGATCCTCGAACACCGCATCGATCTGCGCCGTCACCATATCCACCGGCACATCGGAAACGCCCGTCACCGCCTTCGTGTTCTGCGCGGTGATCGCGGTGATCACCGAGGCGCCATAGACCCCGAGCGCGGAGAAGGTCTTGAGGTCCGCCTGAATTCCGGCGCCACCGCCCGAATCCGACCCGGCAATGGTGAGAGCGATCGCGATGGCCATTCTGCTATAATCCATTATTGCTCATCACAGATGAGCATTCCGTTCCTGCCTGCAAGGCTTAGGCGGTCTCGCGGCAGACCGCAATAAGCGCCGGCCGCATTGAGCATTGTGCCGGCATTTGCTAAGCAGCCCCCACATTCCATGTTGCGAGCTTGAGCCGATGATCCCCCGTTACACCCGCCCCGAAATGGCTTCGATCTGGTCGCCCGAGACCAAATTCCGCATTTGGTTCGAGATCGAGGCACATGCGCTCAATGCCATGGCGGAGCTGGGCCTGGTGCCCAGGGAGGCGGCTGAAACGGTCTGGGAGAAAGGCAGCAGCGCTACTTTCGACGTCGCGCGGATCGATGAGATCGAGCGCGAGGTCAAGCACGATGTCATCGCCTTCCTGACCCACCTCGCCGAGATCGTTGGGCCTGAGGCTCGTTTCGTGCACCAGGGCATGACCTCCTCCGACGTGCTGGATACCTGCCTAAACGTTCAGCTGGTGAGGGCAACCGACCTCTTGCTCTCCGATATGGACGCGCTGCTCGCGGCCCTGAAGCGGCGCGCCATCGAGCATAAGCATACGCCGGTGATCGGCCGCAGCCACGGCATTCATGCCGAGCCCACCACCTTTGGCGTAAAGCTCGCCACCTTCTATGCCGAATTCTCCCGCGCCCGCGAGCGCCTGCTCCATGCCCGGGAGGAGGTTGCCACTTGCGCCATCTCCGGCGCGGTCGGCACATTCGCCAATATCGACCCGCGGGTAGAGGAACATGTCGCCGCCGCCATGGGCCTCAAGCCGGAGCCGGTCTCAACCCAGGTGATCCCGCGCGACCGGCATGCGATGTATTTTGCGATCCTTGGGGTGATCGCGAGCTCGATCGAGCGGCTGGCAACCGAAATCCGCCACATGCAGCGCACGGAAGTGCTCGAGGCCGAGGAATATTTCTCGCCTGGCCAGAAGGGCTCCTCCGCCATGCCCCATAAGCGCAACCCGGTCCTGACCGAAAACCTCACCGGCCTTGCGCGTCTGGTCCGCTCCGCCGTCGTGCCGGCCATGGAGAATGTGGCGCTGTGGCACGAGCGCGATATTTCCCATTCCTCGGTTGAACGCGGCATCGCCCCGGACGCCACCGTCCATCTCGATTTCGCGCTCGTCCGGCTCACCAGCGTCATCGACCGGCTGGTGGTCTATCCCGAAAACATGCAGCGCAATCTCGACCACTTGGGCGGCCTCGTCCATTCCCAGCGGGTGCTCCTGGCGCTAGTTGCCGCTGGTGCCCAGCGCGAGGATGCCTATCGCCTGGTCCAGCGCAATGCCATGCCCGTCTGGCGGGGTGAGGGAAACTTCCTCGATCTCCTCGAGAAGGATCCGGAAGTCTCTGCCTTGCTTGATGATTCACAGCTCGAGGAATTGTTTGACCTCGGCTATCACCTCAAGCATGTCGACACGATTTTCGCGCGGGTCTTCGGCCAATAGCACGAACGCGTATCTGCTGGCCTGGCAAACGGGGCTTTAAGGCCCCCACCTCAGTCCAGCAGATTCTCCCGGCCCACCTTCACCCGCTTTACGCCTCCATAGGCGATGATATCGGCAGTGGCATAGGTCTCTTGCAACCGCTCCGGCAGGAAGCTGCCGGTGCCCACCACATCGACGGGGGCGCGCGCACCGCCCATCACCAGGCATTTCTGG from Rhodoligotrophos sp. CJ14 encodes:
- a CDS encoding Lrp/AsnC ligand binding domain-containing protein, yielding MKPFFVQIKCALGKAYTVATAIADAEIASEIYSTAGGYDLLVKFYLSEGEDIGHFINEKLHTIPDIVDTYTIITFRAF
- the thiD gene encoding bifunctional hydroxymethylpyrimidine kinase/phosphomethylpyrimidine kinase, which produces MAIAIALTIAGSDSGGGAGIQADLKTFSALGVYGASVITAITAQNTKAVTGVSDVPVDMVTAQIDAVFEDLDIAAVKIGMLSRADTIAAVADGLRRHRPRHVVLDPVMVAKSGDRLLQREAIDALCHELLPLADLVTPNLPEAAVLGDWRGEISEADMPAIAQAVRDRGARAVLLKGGHLGGPESPDLLLTQEASQTFRAKRLATENTHGTGCTLSSAIAALLARGASLHEAITDAKAYLAGAIAAADRLKVGHGHGPVHHFHAVWGAE
- the purB gene encoding adenylosuccinate lyase, yielding MIPRYTRPEMASIWSPETKFRIWFEIEAHALNAMAELGLVPREAAETVWEKGSSATFDVARIDEIEREVKHDVIAFLTHLAEIVGPEARFVHQGMTSSDVLDTCLNVQLVRATDLLLSDMDALLAALKRRAIEHKHTPVIGRSHGIHAEPTTFGVKLATFYAEFSRARERLLHAREEVATCAISGAVGTFANIDPRVEEHVAAAMGLKPEPVSTQVIPRDRHAMYFAILGVIASSIERLATEIRHMQRTEVLEAEEYFSPGQKGSSAMPHKRNPVLTENLTGLARLVRSAVVPAMENVALWHERDISHSSVERGIAPDATVHLDFALVRLTSVIDRLVVYPENMQRNLDHLGGLVHSQRVLLALVAAGAQREDAYRLVQRNAMPVWRGEGNFLDLLEKDPEVSALLDDSQLEELFDLGYHLKHVDTIFARVFGQ